From one Longimicrobium sp. genomic stretch:
- a CDS encoding S8 family peptidase, producing the protein DYVEADAPVQLFTTQLSPPSWGLDRIDQRDLPLSSSFTYNSTGKGVNAYVLDTGVNSKHNDLYPRTSFIANGSNGDFVGDGHGSAEDCHGHGSHVAGTIGGTSHGVAKNVWIYAGRVVNCTGGGTASMVIAGMDWIAANGKKPAVVNMSLGYGDVQAVRDAAERLVKYGFFVAAAAGNGDFAGTPQNACFQSPAGAPNVMTVGSTTSTDYESSFSNYGRCVDILAPGSSITSLGIGSYTATSVRSGTSMATPHVAGVAAQYLSAVPTATPYEVTSALNGQATLDRIRLHSASLNGGTPNRLLFTRF; encoded by the coding sequence GACTACGTGGAAGCCGACGCACCGGTGCAGCTGTTCACCACGCAGCTCTCGCCGCCCAGCTGGGGGCTGGACCGCATCGACCAGCGCGACCTGCCACTCAGCTCGTCCTTCACCTACAATTCCACCGGCAAGGGGGTGAACGCGTACGTGCTCGACACGGGGGTCAACAGCAAGCACAACGACCTGTATCCCCGCACGTCGTTCATCGCCAACGGCAGCAACGGCGACTTCGTGGGAGATGGACACGGCAGCGCCGAAGACTGCCACGGCCACGGCAGCCACGTGGCGGGCACCATCGGCGGCACCAGCCACGGCGTGGCCAAGAACGTGTGGATCTACGCGGGCCGCGTGGTGAACTGCACGGGTGGCGGTACCGCGTCGATGGTGATCGCGGGGATGGACTGGATCGCCGCCAACGGGAAGAAGCCCGCGGTGGTGAACATGAGCCTGGGCTACGGAGACGTGCAGGCGGTGCGCGACGCGGCCGAGCGACTGGTGAAGTACGGCTTCTTCGTAGCCGCCGCGGCTGGGAACGGCGACTTCGCGGGAACGCCGCAGAACGCCTGCTTCCAATCGCCGGCCGGCGCGCCCAACGTGATGACGGTGGGCTCCACCACCAGCACCGACTACGAGTCGTCGTTCAGCAACTACGGCCGCTGTGTGGACATCCTGGCGCCCGGCAGCAGCATCACCTCGCTGGGCATCGGCAGCTACACCGCCACGAGCGTCCGCAGCGGCACCTCGATGGCCACGCCGCACGTGGCGGGGGTGGCCGCGCAGTACCTGTCCGCCGTTCCCACCGCCACCCCGTACGAGGTCACCTCGGCGTTGAACGGACAGGCCACCCTCGACCGCATCCGCCTGCACTCGGCCAGCCTGAACGGGGGCACGCCCAACCGGCTGCTGTTCACCCGCTTCTGA
- a CDS encoding S8 family peptidase: protein MKRTTCALASLLALAACGDQPAPTAAAESAPLMSRSADGSYIVVLNDGADPRSVAAVAGVSPRFVYTAALNGFAATLNAGQLNALQNNPNVSYIDADQAVHASTTQLNATWGLDRTDQRALPLSTSFSYTNTGVGVNAYIIDTGIRFSHSEFVGRVSSGFDAVDGGTADDCNGHGTHVAGTVGGTLYGIAKGVNLVGVRVLACDGSGTTAGVIAGIDWVTANHVKPAVANMSLGGGASTSLDDAVRRSVAAGVTYAVAAGNGNIFGFAQDACKTSPARVAEALTVSATDKTDKKASYANYGTCVDIFAPGNSITSAWFENDTQTNTISGTSMASPHMAGVAALYLQSNPGATPAGVASALTTGATTGKVTSAGTGSPNRLLFSAY, encoded by the coding sequence ATGAAGCGCACCACCTGTGCCCTTGCTTCGCTCCTTGCCCTGGCCGCCTGCGGCGACCAGCCCGCTCCCACGGCCGCCGCGGAGAGCGCGCCGCTGATGTCGCGCTCGGCCGACGGCAGCTACATCGTGGTGCTGAACGACGGCGCCGACCCGCGCTCGGTGGCGGCGGTCGCCGGCGTCAGCCCGCGGTTCGTGTACACGGCGGCGCTCAACGGCTTTGCGGCCACCCTCAACGCCGGCCAGCTGAACGCGCTGCAGAACAACCCCAACGTCAGCTACATCGACGCAGACCAGGCGGTGCACGCCAGCACCACGCAGCTGAACGCCACCTGGGGGCTGGACCGCACCGACCAGCGCGCGCTTCCGCTGAGCACCAGCTTCAGCTACACCAACACCGGCGTGGGCGTGAACGCCTACATCATCGACACGGGCATCCGCTTCAGCCACTCCGAGTTCGTGGGCCGGGTGAGCTCGGGCTTCGACGCGGTGGACGGCGGCACGGCCGACGATTGCAACGGGCACGGCACGCACGTGGCCGGCACGGTGGGCGGCACGCTGTACGGCATCGCCAAGGGCGTGAACCTGGTGGGGGTGCGCGTGCTGGCCTGCGACGGCAGCGGCACCACGGCGGGCGTGATCGCCGGCATCGACTGGGTGACGGCCAACCACGTGAAGCCCGCGGTGGCCAACATGTCGCTCGGCGGCGGCGCCAGCACCTCGCTGGACGACGCCGTGCGCCGCTCCGTGGCGGCCGGCGTGACGTACGCCGTGGCGGCCGGCAACGGCAACATCTTCGGATTTGCCCAGGACGCCTGCAAGACGTCGCCGGCGCGCGTGGCCGAGGCCCTCACGGTGAGCGCCACCGACAAGACCGACAAGAAGGCGTCGTACGCCAACTACGGCACCTGCGTAGACATCTTTGCCCCGGGCAACAGCATCACCAGCGCCTGGTTCGAGAACGACACGCAGACCAACACCATCAGCGGCACCTCGATGGCTTCGCCGCACATGGCCGGCGTGGCCGCGCTGTACCTGCAGAGCAACCCGGGCGCCACCCCGGCCGGCGTGGCGAGCGCGCTCACCACCGGCGCCACCACCGGCAAGGTGACGTCGGCGGGCACCGGCTCGCCCAACCGCCTGCTGTTCTCGGCGTACTGA